In Haloplanus rubicundus, one DNA window encodes the following:
- the pepF gene encoding oligoendopeptidase F, translating to MSSVPERSDIDAEDKWALESIFASDEDWEDAFEDVRDRIDDLDAYEGRVTESPETLLELLELREELMRDVSVVSTYANLRSSEDTREQAYQAMSARAESMAADARSAASYVEPELQELDESELTAFVDAEPALAEYEHYFDDVLRGKPHTRSKEVEELLADLSDVTDAASEVYNMLSNADMEFPTVEDPDGEAVEISLGNFTKLQKHPNREFRREVHEAFYDRWADVRNSVGTSLKKSVTADVKLARARNYETAREAALDGPNVPVEVYDTLVETVEDNLDYLHRHADLKAQALGVDDLRMWDLYASMATGEQPEIGYEQAVEHVVEAVEPLGEAYQERMAEGLDSRWVDVYENRGKRSGAFSAGTYDTQPFILMNYQDDVASMFTLAHELGHSMHSELTNEAQPWQYSSYDIFVAEVASTVNETLLTHHLLETVEDEAFRRHVLDEYLERFRSTLFRQTMFADFEQRIHDVVEDGGALTPDRFDELYGDLKARYYEPAVVDDRIAREWMRIPHFYYGYYVYQYSTGISAATAIVERIREEGESAAVDYREALRMGGSEYPLDVLRTAGVDMRTADPIEDALAVYGTYLDEMAALI from the coding sequence ATGAGTTCGGTTCCCGAACGGAGCGACATCGACGCCGAGGACAAGTGGGCACTCGAGAGCATCTTCGCGAGCGACGAGGACTGGGAGGACGCGTTCGAGGACGTCCGCGACCGGATCGACGACCTCGACGCCTACGAGGGGCGGGTGACGGAGAGTCCGGAGACCCTGCTCGAACTCCTCGAACTGCGCGAGGAGCTCATGCGGGACGTGTCGGTCGTGTCGACGTACGCCAACCTGCGGAGCAGCGAGGACACACGCGAGCAGGCGTATCAGGCCATGTCGGCGCGGGCGGAGTCGATGGCGGCCGACGCCCGGAGCGCCGCGAGCTACGTCGAACCCGAACTGCAGGAACTCGACGAGTCGGAGCTGACGGCGTTCGTCGACGCCGAACCCGCCCTCGCCGAGTACGAACACTACTTCGACGACGTGCTCAGGGGGAAACCCCACACCCGATCGAAGGAGGTAGAGGAACTCCTCGCGGACCTCTCGGACGTGACCGACGCCGCGAGCGAGGTGTACAACATGCTCTCGAACGCGGACATGGAGTTCCCGACGGTCGAAGATCCCGATGGCGAGGCGGTCGAAATCTCGCTGGGGAACTTCACGAAACTCCAGAAACACCCGAACCGCGAGTTCCGGCGCGAGGTCCACGAGGCCTTCTACGACCGCTGGGCGGACGTGCGAAACAGCGTGGGCACGTCGCTGAAAAAGAGCGTGACAGCGGACGTGAAACTCGCCCGCGCCCGCAACTACGAGACGGCCCGCGAGGCGGCGCTCGACGGCCCGAACGTCCCCGTCGAGGTGTACGACACGCTGGTCGAGACGGTGGAGGACAACCTCGACTACCTCCACCGCCACGCCGACCTGAAAGCGCAGGCGCTCGGCGTCGACGACCTGCGGATGTGGGACCTCTACGCCTCGATGGCGACGGGCGAACAGCCGGAGATCGGCTACGAGCAGGCGGTCGAGCACGTCGTCGAGGCGGTCGAACCGCTCGGCGAGGCGTATCAGGAGCGGATGGCCGAGGGGCTGGACTCCCGGTGGGTCGACGTCTACGAGAACCGCGGCAAGCGCTCCGGCGCGTTCTCGGCGGGCACCTACGACACCCAGCCGTTCATCCTGATGAACTACCAGGACGACGTGGCGTCGATGTTCACGCTGGCCCACGAACTCGGGCATTCGATGCACTCGGAGCTGACCAACGAGGCCCAGCCGTGGCAGTACAGCAGCTACGACATCTTCGTCGCGGAGGTGGCGAGCACGGTCAACGAGACGCTGCTGACTCATCATCTGCTCGAGACGGTGGAGGACGAGGCGTTCCGCCGGCACGTCCTCGACGAGTATCTGGAGCGCTTCCGCTCGACGCTGTTCCGACAGACGATGTTCGCGGATTTCGAGCAGCGGATTCACGACGTCGTCGAGGACGGCGGCGCGCTCACGCCGGACCGCTTCGACGAACTCTACGGTGACCTGAAAGCGCGATACTACGAGCCCGCCGTCGTCGACGACCGGATCGCCCGCGAGTGGATGCGGATCCCCCACTTCTACTACGGCTACTACGTCTACCAGTACAGCACTGGCATCAGCGCAGCGACGGCCATCGTCGAACGCATCCGTGAGGAGGGCGAGTCGGCGGCTGTGGACTACCGCGAGGCACTCAGAATGGGTGGAAGCGAGTATCCCCTCGACGTACTGCGGACGGCGGGCGTCGACATGCGGACGGCCGACCCCATCGAGGACGCCCTCGCCGTGTACGGAACGTATCTGGACGAGATGGCGGCGCTGATCTGA
- a CDS encoding DUF1328 domain-containing protein — translation MIDPVVTPLQLFSGEFLEYAIVFFVLALLATLVGARGVAGISMEIARIFVLLFLVLAIVSIVL, via the coding sequence ATGATCGATCCCGTCGTCACCCCGCTCCAGTTGTTCTCCGGGGAGTTTCTGGAGTACGCCATCGTCTTTTTCGTGCTCGCACTCCTCGCGACGCTCGTCGGGGCTCGCGGCGTCGCCGGGATCAGCATGGAGATTGCCCGCATCTTCGTCTTGCTCTTTCTCGTCTTGGCTATCGTCTCCATCGTCCTGTGA
- the pan2 gene encoding proteasome-activating nucleotidase Pan2: MSRSPSLPDRPRLDLDPEMSEAERLDAIRQHYERMVRVNEELAERLDETDERREELMEEVDHLKRRNEVLKTSSLYIATVEEVTDEGTIIKQHGNNQEVLTEPSPRIRKELAAGDRVAVNDSFGVQTVLDDETDSRAQAMEVEESPSVTYDDIGGIDEQVREVREAVEDPLLTPELFEEVGVDPPAGVLLHGPPGTGKTMLAKAVANETDATFIKMAGSELVRKFIGEGSRLVRDLFELAAERQPAVIFIDEIDAVAAKRTDSKTSGDAEVQRTMMQLLSEMDGFDDRGEIRIMAATNRFDMLDEAILRPGRFDRLIEVPKPDDEGRAQILRIHTRDMNVDDDVDYVALAADLDDYSGADLASLATEAGMFAIRDDRTEVRMADFRDAKAKIEDTEDSGPVMAFTDYQY, from the coding sequence ATGTCACGGAGTCCGTCGCTTCCGGACCGTCCGCGCCTCGATCTCGACCCCGAGATGTCGGAGGCGGAGCGTCTCGACGCCATCCGCCAGCATTACGAGCGCATGGTCCGCGTCAACGAAGAACTCGCGGAACGGCTCGACGAGACCGACGAGCGCCGGGAGGAACTCATGGAGGAAGTCGACCACCTCAAACGGCGTAACGAGGTCTTGAAAACGTCCTCGCTCTACATCGCCACCGTCGAGGAAGTCACCGACGAGGGGACGATCATCAAACAACACGGCAACAACCAGGAAGTGTTGACCGAGCCGTCGCCCCGCATCCGCAAGGAGCTCGCGGCGGGCGACCGCGTCGCCGTCAACGACTCCTTCGGCGTCCAGACGGTGCTCGACGACGAGACCGACTCCCGGGCACAGGCCATGGAGGTCGAGGAGTCGCCGTCGGTCACCTACGACGACATCGGCGGCATCGACGAGCAGGTGCGCGAGGTGCGCGAGGCCGTCGAGGACCCGCTCCTGACGCCGGAACTGTTCGAGGAGGTCGGCGTCGACCCGCCCGCGGGCGTCCTCCTCCACGGCCCGCCGGGGACGGGGAAGACGATGCTCGCCAAAGCGGTCGCCAACGAGACGGACGCCACCTTCATCAAGATGGCCGGCTCGGAGTTGGTGCGAAAGTTCATCGGCGAGGGGTCGCGGCTGGTGCGCGACCTGTTCGAACTCGCCGCGGAACGCCAGCCGGCGGTCATCTTCATCGACGAAATCGACGCCGTCGCCGCCAAGCGGACGGACTCGAAGACGTCCGGCGACGCCGAGGTCCAGCGGACGATGATGCAACTCCTCTCGGAGATGGACGGGTTCGACGACCGGGGCGAGATCCGCATCATGGCCGCGACCAACCGCTTCGACATGCTGGACGAGGCGATCCTTCGCCCCGGCCGGTTCGACCGCCTCATCGAGGTGCCCAAGCCCGACGACGAGGGCCGGGCACAGATCCTCCGCATCCACACCCGCGACATGAACGTCGACGACGACGTGGACTACGTGGCACTGGCGGCGGACCTCGACGACTACAGCGGCGCCGACCTCGCCTCGCTGGCGACGGAGGCGGGGATGTTCGCCATCCGCGACGACCGCACCGAGGTCCGGATGGCGGACTTCCGAGACGCCAAGGCGAAAATCGAGGACACTGAGGACTCCGGTCCGGTGATGGCATTCACCGACTACCAATATTAG
- a CDS encoding DUF5811 family protein, with amino-acid sequence MNGNTPYGGAPGVVDAGKVSTDVELTQNQRQSLQRAVAGIVSQTRSYLPDSYTVGSELSYGSNGPTATVAVRPPAGHPVSAGFTPNLDDLEAGIGDDERDEVARGLAASAALQVMDAVGDGITPTAR; translated from the coding sequence ATGAACGGAAACACGCCGTACGGAGGCGCACCCGGAGTAGTCGACGCCGGAAAAGTGTCGACCGACGTCGAACTCACCCAGAACCAACGGCAGTCGCTCCAGCGAGCCGTCGCGGGGATCGTCTCGCAGACGCGCTCGTACCTCCCCGACAGCTACACCGTCGGGTCGGAACTCTCCTACGGATCGAACGGGCCGACGGCGACCGTCGCGGTCCGACCGCCGGCCGGCCACCCGGTCAGTGCGGGGTTCACCCCCAATCTCGACGACCTCGAAGCGGGGATCGGGGACGACGAACGGGACGAGGTGGCGCGGGGCTTGGCCGCGAGCGCCGCCCTCCAAGTGATGGACGCCGTCGGCGACGGGATCACGCCGACCGCTCGGTGA
- the infB gene encoding translation initiation factor IF-2, translating to MSDSDTRDRPDTLRTPIVAVLGHVDHGKTSLLDKVRGSAVSEGEAGAITQHIGATAVPLDTISSIAGSLVDPDDFDLPGLLFIDTPGHHSFSTLRSRGGALADIAVLVVDVNDGFQPQTEEAIDILKRTGTPFIVAANKIDTTPGWNPQEGEPIQVTYEAQSDRARSRLDENLYEIIGQLSDAGFSADLYWRVQDFQANVGVVPVSAMTGEGVPDLLTVLMGLSQRYMKDQMAIDVEGPGAGTVLEVKEEKGFGTTLDVVVYDGTIREGDEIVVGGMHEPIVTEVRALLQPKPLAEIRTEKRFDRVDAVAAAAGVKIAAPDLEDAMAGAPVRVIRGRNRDAVVADVESELAEIEVDTEEEGVVVKADTLGSLEAMANALVEAEVPILRAEVGDVAPRDVAVASTAGEADHQVILGFNVDVLKNAQRELEESDVRLFRDDVIYQLVEDYEEFVAERQRAQQETVLDKIVRPARFQILPDHVFRQNNPAVVGVEVLSGTLKNNAYVGRFDGNEFERVGQLSGIQKQGDDVSEARAGERVSVAIDGPTVGRQIDEGDELWVDLPEKHAKILEQELTDEIPADELEALQGFLDNHRRRDPFWGK from the coding sequence ATGTCAGATTCGGACACACGCGACCGACCGGATACGCTTCGCACCCCCATCGTCGCCGTGTTGGGGCACGTCGACCACGGGAAGACCAGCTTGCTCGATAAGGTCCGCGGGTCGGCGGTCAGCGAGGGCGAGGCCGGCGCCATCACCCAACACATCGGCGCGACCGCCGTCCCCCTCGACACCATCTCGAGCATCGCCGGCAGCCTCGTCGACCCCGACGACTTCGACCTGCCGGGGCTGCTCTTTATCGATACGCCCGGCCACCACTCGTTCTCGACGCTCCGCTCCCGTGGCGGCGCTCTCGCCGACATTGCCGTCCTCGTCGTCGACGTGAACGACGGCTTCCAGCCCCAGACCGAGGAAGCCATCGACATCCTCAAACGAACGGGGACGCCCTTCATCGTCGCCGCCAACAAGATCGACACCACGCCCGGCTGGAATCCCCAAGAAGGGGAGCCCATTCAGGTCACCTACGAGGCCCAGAGCGACCGCGCGCGCTCCCGCCTCGACGAGAACCTCTACGAGATCATCGGCCAGCTCTCTGACGCCGGATTCTCCGCCGACCTCTACTGGCGCGTCCAGGACTTCCAGGCCAACGTCGGCGTCGTCCCCGTCTCCGCGATGACGGGTGAGGGGGTCCCCGACCTCCTGACCGTCCTCATGGGCCTCTCCCAGCGGTACATGAAAGACCAGATGGCCATCGACGTCGAGGGACCGGGCGCCGGGACGGTGCTGGAGGTCAAAGAGGAGAAGGGCTTCGGCACCACCCTCGACGTGGTCGTCTACGACGGGACGATCCGCGAGGGCGACGAAATCGTCGTCGGCGGGATGCACGAACCCATCGTGACGGAGGTGCGCGCGCTCCTCCAGCCCAAGCCGCTGGCGGAGATCAGAACGGAAAAACGGTTCGACCGCGTCGACGCCGTCGCCGCCGCAGCCGGGGTAAAAATCGCCGCCCCCGACCTCGAAGACGCCATGGCCGGCGCGCCGGTCCGGGTGATCCGCGGCCGCAACCGAGACGCCGTCGTCGCCGACGTGGAGTCCGAACTCGCCGAAATCGAGGTCGATACCGAGGAGGAAGGCGTCGTCGTCAAGGCCGACACGCTCGGCAGTCTGGAGGCGATGGCCAACGCACTCGTGGAGGCCGAAGTGCCGATCCTCCGCGCCGAAGTCGGCGACGTGGCCCCGCGGGACGTGGCCGTCGCCAGCACCGCTGGCGAGGCCGACCATCAGGTGATCCTCGGATTCAACGTCGACGTGCTGAAAAACGCCCAGCGGGAGCTAGAGGAGAGCGACGTGCGCCTGTTCCGCGACGACGTGATCTACCAACTCGTCGAGGACTACGAGGAGTTCGTCGCGGAACGACAGCGCGCCCAGCAGGAGACGGTGCTCGACAAGATCGTCCGTCCCGCGCGCTTCCAGATTCTCCCCGATCACGTCTTCCGGCAGAACAACCCCGCCGTCGTCGGCGTCGAGGTGCTCTCGGGCACCCTGAAGAACAACGCCTACGTCGGCCGGTTCGACGGCAACGAGTTCGAACGCGTCGGCCAACTCAGCGGCATCCAGAAGCAGGGCGACGACGTCTCCGAGGCCCGCGCCGGCGAACGCGTCAGCGTCGCCATCGACGGTCCCACCGTCGGCCGACAGATCGACGAGGGCGACGAGCTCTGGGTGGACTTGCCCGAAAAGCACGCCAAGATTCTGGAACAGGAACTCACCGACGAGATCCCCGCCGACGAACTGGAGGCGCTGCAGGGCTTTCTCGACAACCACCGGCGGCGGGACCCGTTCTGGGGGAAATAA
- a CDS encoding PRC-barrel domain-containing protein encodes MSDVLAENLSGKAVMGSDGTELGMLYNITMNLKTGSLNDLLVSPNEEFPAADSGFDMDDQGRLHVPVSHVQAVKDYIVIDR; translated from the coding sequence ATGTCCGACGTACTCGCCGAAAACCTCTCCGGAAAGGCCGTCATGGGATCGGACGGGACCGAACTCGGCATGCTGTACAACATCACGATGAACCTGAAGACCGGGTCGCTGAACGACCTGCTCGTCTCCCCCAACGAGGAGTTCCCGGCGGCCGACTCCGGGTTCGACATGGACGACCAGGGTCGGCTCCACGTCCCCGTCTCCCACGTGCAGGCCGTGAAAGACTACATCGTTATCGACCGGTAG
- a CDS encoding NOB1 family endonuclease encodes MHVLDSSAFIHEYHTSDEMASVPAVEEELEGESAFRFDAMEGAGMHIHIPADNTVETIERAAVETGDGEELSDTDVRLVAAAFELDGTLVTDDYAMQNVAEHLGVVVEAIARDGITEQRDWRFQCQGCGREFDDHRDRCPICGSDLSRKNPA; translated from the coding sequence ATGCACGTCCTCGACTCTTCTGCGTTCATTCACGAGTACCACACGTCCGACGAGATGGCCTCCGTCCCCGCCGTGGAGGAGGAACTCGAAGGCGAGAGCGCCTTCCGCTTCGACGCGATGGAGGGGGCCGGTATGCACATCCACATCCCCGCCGACAACACGGTCGAGACCATCGAGCGCGCGGCCGTCGAGACGGGTGACGGCGAGGAACTCTCCGACACCGACGTGCGCCTGGTCGCCGCCGCGTTCGAACTCGACGGGACGCTCGTCACCGACGACTACGCGATGCAGAACGTCGCGGAGCACCTGGGCGTCGTCGTCGAGGCCATCGCGCGCGACGGCATCACCGAACAGCGCGACTGGCGCTTCCAGTGTCAGGGTTGTGGCCGTGAGTTCGACGACCACCGCGACCGCTGTCCCATCTGCGGGAGCGATCTGTCGCGGAAGAACCCCGCGTGA
- a CDS encoding LLM class flavin-dependent oxidoreductase — MSRGVVLPRRGVEATRRFAVRCEDLGYDACWTGELWGRDAFVTLTAVADAVDRIDLGTAIVNIFSRSAATLAAAAATLTEVAPGGVRLGIGPSTPKAIEDLHGCDYDRPVRRLHETAELIAAFTAGEGRVDYDGETVSVADFPTLDADVPVYTAALGPAARRATGRVADGWLPHNVPFPELADAFETVAKTAREAGRDPDAITVAPYVPAAVADDPSEARAAIRGHLAYYVGSGEGYRRAVASAFPDEAERIAEAWGEGERDAAREAVTGEMVDALGVAGTPETALERFERVASLETVDHPIVVVPDGVDAETVDRTVEALAPGRRETPP; from the coding sequence ATGTCACGTGGAGTCGTGTTACCACGCCGTGGGGTCGAAGCCACCCGACGGTTCGCCGTCCGGTGTGAAGACCTCGGGTACGACGCCTGCTGGACCGGCGAACTCTGGGGACGGGACGCGTTCGTCACGCTCACCGCCGTCGCCGACGCCGTCGACCGGATCGACCTCGGCACGGCCATCGTCAATATCTTCTCCCGCTCCGCGGCGACGCTCGCGGCCGCGGCGGCGACGCTCACGGAGGTCGCTCCGGGCGGCGTCCGTCTCGGTATCGGCCCGAGTACGCCCAAAGCCATCGAGGACCTCCACGGGTGCGACTACGACCGCCCCGTCCGGCGCCTCCACGAGACGGCGGAGCTGATCGCCGCCTTCACCGCGGGCGAGGGGCGCGTCGACTACGACGGCGAGACTGTCTCGGTCGCCGACTTCCCCACGCTGGACGCCGACGTGCCCGTCTACACCGCGGCGCTCGGCCCCGCCGCCCGGCGCGCGACGGGGCGGGTCGCCGACGGGTGGCTCCCCCACAACGTTCCCTTCCCGGAACTGGCGGACGCCTTCGAGACGGTGGCGAAGACGGCCCGCGAGGCCGGGCGCGATCCGGACGCGATCACCGTCGCACCCTACGTTCCCGCGGCCGTCGCGGACGACCCGAGCGAGGCGCGGGCGGCGATCCGCGGCCACCTCGCCTACTACGTCGGGAGCGGCGAGGGGTATCGCCGCGCCGTCGCGTCGGCGTTTCCCGACGAAGCGGAGCGCATCGCCGAGGCGTGGGGAGAGGGGGAGCGCGACGCGGCGCGCGAGGCGGTCACCGGCGAGATGGTCGACGCCCTCGGCGTCGCGGGGACGCCAGAGACGGCGCTGGAGCGGTTCGAGCGGGTGGCGTCGCTGGAGACGGTGGATCACCCCATCGTGGTCGTGCCGGACGGCGTGGACGCCGAGACGGTCGACCGAACCGTCGAGGCGCTGGCGCCAGGACGGCGTGAGACGCCGCCCTGA
- a CDS encoding zinc-dependent alcohol dehydrogenase family protein, with protein sequence MRAATFHGPGDIRIEDRPRPEIEAPTDAVVRVTHTAVCGSDLWFYRGESDREVGSPVGHEPMGVVEDVGDDVRSVEPGDRVLAPFRISCGSCEFCRKGLHTSCVNGDGWGGDNGGGQGEYVRAPHADGTLVRVPERHADDEGTLRALLPLTDVMGTGHHAAVSAGVEAGSTCVVVGDGAVGLCAVLAARRLGAERIVAVGHHEDRLAVAEEFGATETVAARGDDAIERVRELTYGGANHVVECVGASSSMNAAVAMARPGGTVGYVGVPHGVDDLDLYGMFGDNVALRGGVAPVRAYAEDLMADVLGGTLDPSPIFTHTVDLDGVPEGYRLMDDREAIKVLVKP encoded by the coding sequence ATGCGCGCCGCCACCTTCCACGGCCCCGGCGACATCCGCATCGAGGACCGACCGCGCCCGGAGATCGAGGCGCCGACCGACGCCGTCGTCCGCGTCACCCACACCGCCGTCTGTGGCTCCGACCTCTGGTTCTACCGCGGCGAGAGCGACCGAGAGGTCGGCAGTCCCGTCGGCCACGAACCCATGGGCGTCGTCGAGGACGTCGGCGACGACGTGCGCTCGGTCGAGCCCGGCGACCGGGTGCTCGCCCCCTTCCGCATCAGCTGTGGGTCCTGCGAGTTCTGTCGGAAGGGCCTGCACACCTCCTGTGTGAACGGCGACGGATGGGGCGGGGACAACGGCGGCGGGCAGGGCGAGTACGTCCGCGCGCCTCACGCCGACGGCACGCTCGTCCGGGTGCCGGAGCGCCACGCCGACGACGAGGGCACCCTGCGCGCGCTCCTGCCGCTGACGGACGTGATGGGGACGGGGCACCACGCGGCCGTCAGCGCGGGCGTCGAGGCCGGATCGACCTGCGTCGTCGTCGGCGACGGCGCGGTCGGCCTGTGTGCCGTCCTCGCCGCCCGGCGACTGGGCGCCGAACGGATTGTCGCCGTCGGCCACCACGAGGACCGCCTCGCCGTCGCCGAGGAGTTCGGTGCGACGGAGACGGTCGCCGCCCGCGGCGACGACGCCATCGAGCGGGTGCGGGAGTTGACGTACGGCGGCGCGAACCACGTCGTCGAGTGCGTGGGTGCGTCGTCGTCGATGAACGCCGCCGTCGCGATGGCCCGCCCCGGCGGCACCGTCGGCTACGTCGGCGTCCCCCACGGCGTCGACGACCTAGACCTCTACGGGATGTTCGGCGACAACGTGGCCCTGCGGGGCGGCGTCGCCCCCGTCCGCGCGTACGCCGAGGACCTGATGGCCGACGTGCTCGGCGGCACCCTCGACCCCTCGCCGATCTTCACCCACACCGTCGACCTGGACGGCGTCCCCGAGGGCTACCGGCTGATGGACGACCGCGAGGCGATCAAGGTGCTGGTGAAGCCCTGA
- a CDS encoding Rieske (2Fe-2S) protein, with protein MPSFERVAAAAEAREASPQVVTGGGRTIGLFYHEGSFYAVDNRCPHMGFPLSDGSVEDGILTCPWHHARFELSCGDTLDPFADDVTTFPVEVREGEVYVDPDPEREVDPATHWQERLEHGLRESLPLVIDKAVIGLDDAGVDPAVSLRIGTAFGTEYRQDGWGSGLTTLAAMANLLPDLRPVDRRRALAVGLGAVADDCAGEPPFFVQDPLSTDRVSAERLTEWFRDTIEVRDADGAERVVRAAVEAASTPHEASEGRRPSGNRSTTGDGATGEAGLDESALATMFVAAATDHRYLDSGHQLDFVNKAFELLDRIGWEHADAVLPSLVPGLADASRAEERSSWRQPVDVAALVEDAAADLPDLLARGAGETWTEPEGFVDRLLGDDPHAIVDALTDAVAAGATGEDLASAVADAAARRVAGFGTANEFRDWNTVHHTYTYANAVCGLAGRTDDPALYRAVLDGAVSVYLDRFLNTPPIPLPDPDGDADPDAALDDLLETFEVEADETVGRAGRHTAEYLASGGDPARLKRALGEVLLREDAGFHPRQNVEAAFARYDAGRGRVHPVATARYLAAHTPTRREGEQTFRIAERLNRGEAIHEA; from the coding sequence ATGCCCAGCTTCGAACGCGTGGCGGCCGCCGCCGAGGCCCGCGAGGCGAGTCCGCAGGTCGTCACCGGCGGCGGCCGGACGATCGGCCTGTTCTATCACGAGGGATCGTTCTACGCCGTCGACAACCGCTGTCCGCACATGGGTTTCCCGCTCAGCGACGGCTCCGTCGAGGATGGGATCCTCACCTGCCCGTGGCACCACGCCCGGTTCGAACTCTCCTGTGGCGACACGCTCGACCCGTTCGCCGACGACGTGACGACCTTCCCCGTCGAGGTGCGCGAGGGTGAGGTGTACGTCGACCCCGATCCCGAACGGGAGGTCGATCCGGCGACCCACTGGCAGGAGCGTCTCGAACACGGCCTGCGGGAGTCGCTCCCCCTCGTGATCGACAAGGCGGTGATCGGCCTGGACGACGCCGGCGTCGATCCTGCCGTGTCGCTCCGGATCGGCACGGCGTTCGGGACCGAGTACCGGCAGGACGGGTGGGGGAGCGGCCTGACGACCCTCGCCGCGATGGCGAATCTCCTCCCCGACTTACGGCCCGTGGACCGGCGCCGGGCGCTCGCCGTCGGCCTCGGCGCCGTCGCCGACGACTGCGCGGGCGAACCTCCCTTCTTCGTGCAGGACCCGCTCTCGACCGACCGTGTTTCGGCCGAGCGCCTCACGGAGTGGTTCCGCGACACGATCGAGGTGCGCGACGCCGACGGGGCCGAGCGGGTGGTGCGCGCGGCGGTCGAGGCGGCTTCGACGCCTCACGAAGCCAGCGAGGGACGCCGTCCCTCGGGCAACCGGTCGACGACCGGTGACGGTGCAACCGGCGAAGCCGGCCTCGACGAGTCGGCGCTCGCCACGATGTTCGTCGCCGCCGCCACCGACCACCGCTACCTCGACTCCGGCCATCAGCTGGACTTCGTGAACAAGGCGTTCGAACTGCTGGACCGGATCGGGTGGGAGCACGCCGACGCCGTCCTCCCCAGCCTCGTCCCCGGCCTCGCCGACGCGAGTCGGGCGGAGGAGCGCTCGTCGTGGCGCCAGCCGGTCGACGTGGCCGCGCTGGTCGAGGACGCGGCCGCCGACCTCCCCGACCTCCTCGCGCGCGGTGCGGGGGAGACGTGGACCGAACCCGAGGGCTTCGTCGACCGACTCCTCGGCGACGACCCGCACGCCATCGTCGACGCGCTAACCGACGCCGTCGCGGCCGGCGCGACTGGCGAGGATCTGGCGAGCGCCGTCGCGGACGCCGCCGCTCGCCGGGTCGCGGGGTTCGGCACCGCCAACGAGTTTCGCGACTGGAACACGGTGCATCACACCTACACCTACGCCAACGCGGTCTGTGGGCTGGCGGGGCGGACGGACGACCCCGCACTCTACCGCGCCGTCCTCGACGGCGCCGTGAGCGTCTACCTCGACCGTTTTCTCAACACGCCACCCATCCCGCTCCCCGACCCCGACGGCGACGCCGACCCCGACGCCGCCCTCGACGACCTGCTGGAGACGTTCGAGGTGGAGGCCGACGAGACGGTCGGTCGCGCCGGTCGGCATACGGCCGAATATCTCGCGAGCGGCGGCGACCCCGCCCGCCTGAAGCGGGCGCTCGGCGAGGTGCTCCTGCGCGAGGACGCCGGCTTCCACCCGCGACAGAACGTCGAGGCGGCGTTCGCGCGGTACGACGCGGGACGCGGCCGCGTCCACCCCGTCGCCACCGCGCGCTACCTCGCGGCCCACACCCCGACGCGCCGCGAGGGCGAACAGACCTTCCGGATCGCCGAACGGCTCAATCGGGGCGAGGCGATCCACGAGGCCTGA